The proteins below are encoded in one region of Knoellia sp. S7-12:
- a CDS encoding DHA2 family efflux MFS transporter permease subunit, which translates to MSSPAQIEYPEKIDGAVLKIAGVVVLGAIMSILDITVVNVALPDLQVTFTGTDNPLPYSTVAWTVTAYTLALATVIPLTGWAADRFGTKRLYMAALTLFTLGSALCAAATSINMLILFRVIQGLGGGLLMPLGMVIMTKAAGPARMGRLMAILGVPMLLGPILGPILGGWLIDAVSWHWIFLINLPLGIAALGYAWWALASDSPEPSESFDFLGMALMSPGLAAFLYGISSIPSSVEKHGTWVTAQVLGFIAVGIALMVAFVFHSFRPEHPLLDLRLFKNQNLTWSTITMFIFAGAFFGGLLLVPTYLQQVRGEGALDAGLLVAPQGIGAMLTMPIAGVLADKIPVGRIVPVGLVLITGGMFALTQVDGTTSYWGYLIPVLFVMGLGMGATMMPLMTSALKTLTAHQVARGSTLLNISQQVASSMGVAIISVVLTNGLKNDDLVSQAGGFAEASKGLDPSQTGGLLERFPLVGDILGQFQDPAAGAAALQAAVQNAMGEVFGNTFLIAAIMVAFTLVSAAFLPRKHEESHLLDDADAAEVAPPVVLH; encoded by the coding sequence TTGTCCAGCCCTGCCCAGATTGAGTACCCCGAGAAGATCGACGGGGCGGTCCTCAAGATCGCCGGTGTCGTCGTCCTCGGCGCCATCATGTCGATCCTCGACATCACCGTCGTCAACGTCGCACTCCCCGACCTTCAGGTCACCTTCACAGGCACTGACAACCCGCTGCCCTACTCGACCGTCGCGTGGACGGTCACGGCCTACACGTTGGCTCTCGCCACGGTCATCCCGCTCACGGGCTGGGCCGCTGACCGCTTCGGAACCAAGCGCCTCTACATGGCCGCGCTCACCCTCTTCACCCTCGGCTCGGCCCTGTGCGCCGCGGCCACGAGCATCAACATGCTCATCCTCTTCCGGGTCATCCAGGGCCTCGGTGGCGGTCTTCTCATGCCCCTTGGCATGGTGATCATGACCAAGGCTGCCGGACCGGCACGCATGGGGCGTCTCATGGCCATCCTCGGTGTGCCGATGTTGCTCGGCCCGATCCTGGGCCCGATCCTGGGCGGCTGGCTCATCGACGCCGTGTCCTGGCACTGGATCTTCCTCATCAACCTGCCGCTCGGCATCGCTGCCCTCGGCTACGCCTGGTGGGCCCTGGCCTCGGACAGCCCCGAGCCCTCGGAGTCCTTCGACTTCCTCGGTATGGCCCTGATGAGCCCGGGTCTGGCCGCCTTCCTCTACGGCATCTCCTCGATCCCCTCCAGTGTCGAGAAGCATGGGACCTGGGTCACGGCTCAGGTTCTCGGCTTCATCGCCGTGGGCATCGCGCTGATGGTCGCCTTCGTCTTCCACAGCTTCCGCCCGGAGCACCCGCTGCTCGACCTGCGACTGTTCAAGAACCAGAACCTCACCTGGTCGACGATCACCATGTTCATCTTCGCGGGCGCCTTCTTTGGCGGACTGCTCCTCGTCCCGACCTACCTGCAGCAGGTGCGCGGCGAGGGTGCTCTTGACGCAGGTCTGCTCGTTGCCCCACAGGGAATCGGCGCCATGCTGACAATGCCGATCGCCGGGGTCCTCGCGGACAAGATCCCGGTCGGCCGCATCGTGCCCGTCGGACTGGTCCTCATCACGGGTGGCATGTTCGCCCTCACCCAAGTCGACGGCACCACGTCCTACTGGGGCTATCTCATTCCCGTGCTGTTCGTCATGGGCCTTGGTATGGGTGCCACGATGATGCCGCTCATGACCTCGGCGCTCAAGACGCTCACGGCCCACCAGGTCGCCCGCGGTTCGACGCTGCTCAACATCTCGCAGCAGGTCGCCAGCTCCATGGGTGTCGCGATCATCTCGGTCGTTCTCACCAACGGGCTCAAGAACGACGATCTGGTCTCCCAGGCCGGTGGGTTCGCCGAGGCGTCCAAGGGCCTCGACCCGTCGCAGACCGGTGGGCTGCTCGAGAGGTTCCCGCTCGTCGGCGACATCCTCGGCCAGTTCCAGGACCCGGCTGCGGGCGCTGCGGCGCTACAGGCAGCTGTCCAGAACGCCATGGGCGAGGTGTTCGGCAACACCTTCCTCATCGCCGCGATCATGGTCGCGTTCACCCTCGTCTCGGCGGCCTTCCTCCCGCGCAAGCACGAAGAGAGCCACCTGCTCGACGACGCGGATGCCGCCGAGGTGGCGCCCCCGGTCGTCCTGCACTGA
- a CDS encoding P1 family peptidase yields MEAPHPGRHNAITDVTGIRVGHVTRDEQGWLTGVTVLVPPSGTVGGVDVRGGAPGTRETDLLDPVRLVDRVDAVVLAGGSAFGLASADGVMQEAYADGRGWPLSTEDVSEVVPIVPAAVILDLGRGGEFSHTPSAEDGARAWREATDGPVAQGSVGAGTGARAGGLKGGVGTASAVVNGVTVGAIVVVNAMGSPCAPDGSLYAVRSGLADEFTDTPVPDPAAAQAYWEALAAAEAELRAGMATTIGVVATDATLTKVQCRKLAEVSHDGLARALSPAHTAYDGDTIFTLATGEREAPGDLDLVHLQTAAADCVTRAIGHAMLAATSIDRTADEGIALSDWAAALTGKVPG; encoded by the coding sequence ATGGAAGCCCCGCATCCCGGTCGCCACAACGCCATCACCGATGTCACCGGCATACGTGTCGGCCACGTGACTCGGGACGAACAGGGCTGGCTCACCGGTGTCACCGTCCTCGTTCCACCGTCCGGCACGGTCGGTGGCGTCGACGTCCGCGGCGGCGCTCCCGGCACGCGCGAGACCGACCTGCTCGACCCGGTCCGGCTCGTCGACCGCGTCGATGCCGTCGTGCTCGCCGGAGGGAGCGCCTTTGGTCTCGCGAGCGCCGATGGGGTGATGCAGGAGGCCTATGCCGACGGGCGAGGTTGGCCGCTCAGCACCGAGGACGTCTCCGAGGTCGTGCCGATCGTGCCTGCCGCGGTCATTCTCGACCTCGGGCGCGGTGGCGAGTTCAGCCACACTCCGTCCGCCGAGGACGGCGCAAGGGCCTGGCGCGAAGCCACCGACGGACCAGTGGCGCAGGGATCAGTCGGCGCTGGCACCGGCGCCCGTGCCGGCGGCCTCAAGGGTGGCGTCGGCACGGCCAGCGCCGTGGTCAACGGCGTGACCGTGGGAGCGATCGTGGTGGTCAACGCGATGGGCTCACCCTGCGCTCCTGACGGATCCCTGTATGCCGTCCGCTCAGGTCTCGCAGACGAGTTCACCGACACACCTGTGCCCGATCCCGCTGCGGCACAGGCCTATTGGGAGGCTCTCGCCGCCGCCGAGGCAGAGCTGCGGGCCGGTATGGCGACGACGATCGGGGTCGTGGCGACGGACGCGACGCTCACGAAGGTCCAGTGCCGCAAGCTCGCCGAGGTGAGCCACGACGGACTGGCCCGGGCCCTGTCACCGGCGCACACGGCATACGACGGAGACACGATCTTCACCCTCGCGACAGGTGAGCGGGAAGCGCCAGGCGACCTCGATCTCGTGCACCTCCAGACCGCAGCGGCCGACTGTGTCACGCGCGCGATCGGTCACGCGATGTTGGCGGCGACCTCGATCGACCGCACCGCCGACGAAGGCATCGCGCTCAGCGACTGGGCGGCTGCGCTCACTGGAAAGGTACCCGGGTAG
- a CDS encoding GMC family oxidoreductase, whose amino-acid sequence MTSAPLDVNDDVDVEAAAEVDVDVVVIGTGFGGSVAALRLAEKGYSVHMLEAGRRFEDEDFAKTSWDLRNYLWAPALGLYGIQRVHKLPDVMILAGAGVGGGSLNYANTLYVPPEPFFRDQQWGHITDWHDELAPHYETASAMLGVVENPCEGPVEQIWRDVADDMGVPETFRKTPVGVFFGKPGVEVEDPYFGGAGPRRRGCIECGNCMVGCRHGAKNTLRKNYLHLAEGLGVVIEPLRTVTRLGVVPGAEGARGSHALRGPAYAEGSEDKIYRVLHEQTGPLAGKDARVITAKHVIVAAGTWGTQTLLHAMRDEGELPQISNRLGHLTRTNSEALLGAMTEHVSDEAALSDGIAITSSFHPDADTHVENVRYGPGSNVMGLLSTLLVPGNTGRPRPVEFLRELVREPQALLKQFPMTRRWSERTVIGLVMQSRDNSLRVSGRRGLFGRRGLTSQQGHGEPNPTYIKAGHESMLAVAERLQKLTGEYTIAGGTWGEVFDVPLTAHFLGGVAISDSPETGVIDAYHRLWGHPGISVTDGSAVSANLGVNPSLTITAQAERAMSLWPNKGEVDRRPAQGESYRRIDAVAAHNPAVREIHRVDNTGDLGISALRPV is encoded by the coding sequence GTGACTTCCGCACCTCTCGACGTCAACGATGACGTCGATGTCGAGGCCGCTGCTGAGGTCGACGTCGATGTCGTGGTCATCGGCACCGGCTTCGGCGGCTCGGTCGCGGCACTGCGGCTCGCCGAGAAGGGCTACTCCGTCCACATGCTCGAGGCGGGTCGCCGCTTCGAGGACGAGGACTTTGCCAAGACCTCGTGGGACCTGCGCAACTACCTGTGGGCGCCGGCCCTCGGTCTCTATGGCATCCAGCGGGTGCACAAGCTGCCCGACGTCATGATCCTCGCGGGGGCCGGTGTGGGCGGTGGCTCGCTCAACTACGCCAACACCCTCTATGTGCCGCCGGAGCCGTTCTTCCGCGACCAGCAGTGGGGTCACATCACCGACTGGCACGACGAGCTGGCCCCTCACTACGAGACGGCCTCGGCGATGCTCGGCGTCGTCGAGAACCCCTGCGAGGGTCCGGTCGAGCAGATCTGGCGCGACGTCGCTGACGACATGGGGGTGCCCGAGACCTTCCGCAAGACCCCGGTCGGCGTCTTCTTCGGCAAGCCCGGCGTCGAGGTCGAGGACCCCTACTTCGGTGGCGCTGGCCCCAGGCGTCGCGGCTGCATCGAGTGCGGCAACTGCATGGTCGGCTGCCGCCACGGCGCCAAGAACACCCTGCGCAAGAACTACCTCCACCTCGCCGAGGGCCTCGGTGTGGTCATCGAGCCGCTGCGGACCGTGACCCGTCTGGGAGTCGTGCCGGGCGCGGAAGGCGCGCGCGGGTCCCACGCTCTGCGTGGGCCGGCATACGCCGAAGGTTCTGAAGACAAGATTTATCGGGTGCTGCACGAGCAGACCGGGCCGTTGGCCGGCAAGGACGCGCGGGTCATCACGGCCAAGCACGTCATCGTGGCGGCCGGCACTTGGGGCACGCAGACTCTGCTGCACGCGATGCGCGACGAGGGTGAACTGCCGCAGATCTCCAACCGGCTGGGCCACCTGACGCGCACCAACAGCGAGGCGTTGCTCGGTGCGATGACGGAGCACGTGAGCGACGAGGCGGCGCTCTCCGACGGCATCGCCATCACGTCGTCGTTCCACCCCGATGCGGACACCCACGTCGAGAACGTCCGCTACGGGCCGGGGTCCAACGTGATGGGCCTGCTCTCGACGCTGCTCGTGCCGGGCAACACCGGCCGACCGCGACCGGTCGAGTTCCTCCGCGAGCTGGTGCGCGAGCCTCAGGCGTTGCTCAAGCAGTTCCCGATGACGCGGCGATGGAGTGAGCGCACCGTCATCGGGCTCGTCATGCAGTCCCGGGACAACTCACTACGGGTGTCGGGTCGTCGAGGGCTTTTCGGTCGCCGCGGGCTCACCTCGCAGCAGGGGCATGGCGAGCCGAACCCGACCTACATCAAGGCCGGTCACGAGTCGATGCTCGCGGTTGCGGAGCGGCTCCAGAAGCTCACTGGTGAATACACGATCGCTGGCGGCACCTGGGGCGAGGTGTTCGACGTGCCTCTGACCGCACATTTCCTGGGTGGCGTGGCGATCAGTGACAGTCCTGAGACGGGTGTCATTGACGCCTATCACCGGCTCTGGGGACACCCCGGCATCTCTGTCACGGACGGGTCAGCCGTGTCCGCCAACCTCGGCGTCAATCCGTCGCTGACGATCACGGCGCAGGCCGAGCGGGCGATGTCGTTGTGGCCCAACAAGGGTGAGGTGGACCGTCGTCCCGCGCAGGGAGAGTCCTATCGACGCATCGATGCGGTGGCCGCTCACAACCCTGCGGTGCGCGAGATCCACCGTGTCGACAACACCGGCGACCTCGGGATCTCCGCCCTGCGCCCCGTCTGA
- a CDS encoding succinic semialdehyde dehydrogenase, whose amino-acid sequence MTDVIADPELDPTATYAVDPTRARELARRVVAGPGAKQHLSHTPMTGAPLASLPVSTPEDVAVAIGTARSAQRVWARLSIDRRAQVLLRFHDLVLERQVELLDLIQLESGKARSHAFEEVADCAMVARHYARASAAYLKDSHVQGGIPVLSQTVVSHRPKGVVGIVSPWNYPLSLSITDALPALMAGNAVVLRPDQKSSLTALAGHELLIEAGLPEGVFQVVLGPGGSTGQAIVDQADYVCYTGSTPTGRTVGEAAAKRLVGFSLELGGKNSMYVAADADISRAVAGAVRACFASAGQLCISAERLLVHRDIFGEFVTRFVEAVEAMKLGTELAYGNDMGSLVGQSQLDTVTQHVEDARAHGAIVLTGGQARPDVGPFVYEPTVLTGVTEAMVCRDGETFGPVVSVYEVGSDEEAIALANDTEYGLNSSVWTRDVRRGRRIAAQISTGTVNINDGYAAAWASVGAPMGGMKASGIGRRHGREGIVKYTETQNVTAQHLVGFGGLPGVPEGRYAQGMTVALRAMKALGLK is encoded by the coding sequence ATGACCGATGTCATCGCCGACCCTGAGCTGGACCCCACCGCCACGTATGCCGTGGACCCGACCCGTGCGCGTGAGCTCGCCCGGCGCGTCGTCGCCGGACCGGGGGCCAAACAGCACCTGAGCCACACGCCGATGACCGGGGCGCCACTCGCGTCGCTCCCGGTCTCGACGCCCGAGGACGTCGCGGTCGCCATCGGCACCGCGCGGTCCGCGCAGCGCGTCTGGGCCAGACTCAGCATCGACCGTCGCGCCCAGGTGCTCCTGCGCTTCCACGACCTCGTGCTCGAGCGACAGGTCGAACTGCTCGACCTCATCCAGCTCGAGTCCGGCAAGGCCCGCAGCCACGCCTTCGAGGAGGTCGCCGACTGCGCGATGGTCGCCCGGCACTACGCCCGAGCGTCGGCGGCATACCTCAAGGATTCGCACGTCCAGGGCGGGATCCCGGTGCTGTCACAGACCGTCGTCAGCCATCGTCCCAAGGGTGTCGTCGGCATCGTGTCACCCTGGAACTATCCGTTGAGCCTGTCGATCACTGATGCGCTTCCGGCCCTCATGGCGGGCAACGCGGTCGTCCTTCGTCCCGACCAGAAGTCGTCGCTCACGGCCCTCGCGGGTCACGAGCTGCTGATCGAGGCGGGGCTGCCCGAGGGCGTCTTCCAGGTCGTTCTCGGCCCGGGCGGCTCGACCGGCCAGGCGATCGTCGACCAGGCCGACTACGTCTGCTACACCGGCTCGACACCCACCGGGCGCACCGTGGGCGAGGCCGCGGCCAAGAGGCTCGTCGGCTTCAGCCTCGAGCTCGGGGGCAAGAACTCCATGTATGTCGCGGCGGATGCCGACATCTCGCGGGCCGTCGCGGGAGCGGTGCGAGCGTGCTTCGCCTCTGCCGGGCAGCTCTGCATCAGCGCGGAGCGCCTCCTCGTCCACCGTGACATCTTCGGTGAGTTCGTCACCAGGTTCGTCGAGGCGGTCGAGGCGATGAAACTCGGCACCGAGCTCGCCTACGGCAACGACATGGGTTCGCTTGTCGGTCAGAGCCAACTCGACACCGTGACCCAGCACGTCGAGGATGCCCGCGCGCACGGTGCCATCGTGCTCACGGGTGGTCAGGCGCGCCCGGACGTCGGTCCGTTCGTCTACGAGCCGACCGTCCTCACCGGCGTCACGGAGGCCATGGTCTGCCGCGACGGCGAGACGTTCGGCCCGGTCGTGTCGGTCTATGAGGTCGGCTCCGATGAAGAGGCCATCGCGTTGGCCAACGACACCGAGTACGGCCTCAACTCCTCCGTGTGGACCCGCGACGTGCGTCGCGGTCGTCGGATCGCCGCACAGATCAGCACCGGCACGGTCAACATCAACGACGGGTACGCCGCGGCCTGGGCCAGCGTCGGCGCGCCCATGGGCGGGATGAAGGCTTCAGGCATCGGCCGTCGCCACGGTCGCGAGGGCATCGTCAAGTACACCGAGACCCAGAACGTCACCGCCCAGCACCTCGTCGGTTTCGGTGGGCTGCCCGGTGTGCCCGAGGGCAGGTACGCCCAAGGGATGACGGTCGCCCTGCGCGCGATGAAGGCGCTGGGCCTGAAGTGA
- a CDS encoding GuaB3 family IMP dehydrogenase-related protein, with protein sequence MNEIEIGRGKRARRAYSFDDVAVVPSRRTRDPEEVSIGWQIDAYHFDLPVIAAPMDSVMSPETAIAFGGHGGLPVLDLEGLWTRYEDPAPLLAEIATLEPALATARMQEIYQAEIVPELIVERLRTIREAGVTVAGALTPQRTQQLWKTVVDAGVDLFVIRGTTVSAEHVSSRAEPLNLKRFIYELDVPVIVGGAASYSAALHLMRTGAAGVLVGFGGGAAHTTRRTLGIHAPMASAIADVAAARRDYLDESGGRYVHVIADGGVGTSGDIVKAIACGSDAVMLGAALARTTEAPGRGFHWGAEAHHPELPRGERVEVGAVASLEEVLFGPSKVADGTTNLVGALRRAMATTGYTELKDFQRVEIVVAPYDVD encoded by the coding sequence GTGAATGAGATCGAGATCGGACGTGGCAAGCGTGCCCGGCGCGCCTACTCCTTCGACGATGTCGCGGTAGTGCCTTCGCGGCGCACGCGCGACCCCGAAGAGGTGTCCATCGGGTGGCAGATCGACGCCTACCACTTCGACCTGCCGGTGATTGCTGCGCCGATGGACTCGGTGATGTCACCCGAGACGGCGATCGCGTTCGGCGGGCACGGCGGACTGCCGGTGCTCGACCTCGAGGGCCTGTGGACGCGCTACGAGGACCCGGCACCACTGTTGGCCGAGATCGCCACTCTTGAACCGGCGCTCGCGACCGCGCGGATGCAGGAGATCTACCAGGCCGAGATCGTTCCCGAGCTCATCGTCGAGCGGCTGCGCACCATCCGGGAGGCCGGCGTGACCGTCGCGGGGGCACTCACGCCGCAGCGCACGCAGCAGCTCTGGAAGACCGTGGTCGACGCGGGCGTCGATCTCTTCGTCATCCGCGGCACCACCGTCTCGGCCGAGCACGTGTCGAGCCGCGCCGAACCGCTCAACCTCAAGCGCTTCATCTATGAACTCGACGTGCCCGTCATCGTCGGTGGCGCTGCGTCCTACTCCGCGGCCCTCCACCTCATGCGCACCGGAGCGGCTGGCGTGCTCGTCGGTTTCGGCGGCGGCGCGGCCCACACCACCCGTCGCACCCTGGGCATCCACGCGCCCATGGCTTCGGCCATCGCCGACGTCGCGGCGGCCCGTCGCGACTACCTCGACGAGAGCGGCGGCCGCTATGTCCACGTCATCGCGGACGGTGGCGTCGGCACGAGTGGCGACATCGTCAAGGCCATCGCCTGCGGTTCCGACGCAGTGATGCTCGGTGCCGCCCTGGCCCGCACCACCGAGGCTCCCGGCCGCGGCTTCCACTGGGGCGCCGAGGCGCACCACCCGGAGTTGCCCCGCGGCGAACGTGTCGAGGTCGGAGCAGTCGCCTCGCTCGAGGAGGTCCTCTTCGGTCCGAGCAAGGTCGCCGACGGCACGACCAATCTCGTTGGTGCGCTCCGCCGCGCCATGGCCACGACCGGCTACACCGAGCTCAAGGACTTCCAGCGGGTCGAGATCGTCGTCGCGCCCTACGACGTCGACTGA
- a CDS encoding type II toxin-antitoxin system VapB family antitoxin: MALNIKNERVVTLARDVAARTGTTQTGAIESALERYLADLIREAESDTKRRRLDQLLAEIDAERVVGGPTAQEIMDDLYDDVTGLPR; the protein is encoded by the coding sequence ATGGCCCTCAACATCAAGAATGAGCGCGTGGTGACACTGGCCCGCGATGTTGCCGCCCGGACCGGCACCACTCAGACCGGTGCCATCGAGAGTGCCCTGGAGCGCTACCTCGCCGACCTCATTCGTGAGGCCGAGAGCGACACGAAGAGGCGTCGGCTCGACCAGCTCCTGGCCGAGATCGATGCCGAGCGAGTCGTGGGCGGACCCACGGCGCAGGAGATCATGGATGACCTGTACGACGACGTGACCGGCCTGCCTCGATGA
- a CDS encoding ABC transporter ATP-binding protein, producing MTPILEQLGDTDHAKRSLPIASRQTVIAHTRVLLRDHRRPLFWVLGLHGLAALVGLVGPWVVGQIVQEITQDGPARASLRRIDILIAVLVTAILAQAVLTWLARRAAFILSEHVFARLREDFVRDAVRLPLSTLERAGTGDLVARTTNDIEAMTHVIRFGIPAIVVSVMTVTATVIAAIATSPLAALALLTPLFLHIPSSVWYLKRAGRVYLWEHAAYARLNSVGAETIEGLRTMDNLSLSEGRRERFDEALAEAGRAERVGVSLRLRWFPWLEIGFFLPIAVSVLWGGWLAWNGHISIGAATAVTLYIQQMLDPLGDLISWLDEIQFAATSLSRVLGVGEVPPDRVATGEQPRGETIEVEDVRYSYREGKDVLHGVSLTLQPGERLAIVGPSGAGKSTLGRLMAGIDGPRTGRVTVGGVPLVDLTLSTLRGAVALVTQEHHVFVGTVGENLRLPRPTASDDDVYAALSAVDAAAWVRALPSGLETTVGSGGHPLTEGQAQQLALARLVLADPHTLVLDEATSLLDPRAARHLEHSLAAVTQGRTVVAIAHRLHTAYDADRVCVVEDGRISELGTHDELIARDGAYAALWRAWRDED from the coding sequence ATGACCCCGATCCTCGAACAACTCGGCGACACCGACCACGCCAAGCGCTCGCTCCCCATTGCGAGCCGTCAGACGGTCATCGCCCACACCCGCGTGCTCCTGCGCGACCACCGCCGACCCCTCTTCTGGGTCCTCGGGCTGCACGGTCTCGCCGCACTCGTCGGCCTCGTCGGGCCGTGGGTCGTCGGTCAGATCGTCCAGGAGATCACGCAGGACGGGCCCGCGCGTGCCAGCCTGCGACGCATCGACATCCTCATCGCCGTGCTCGTCACGGCGATCCTGGCGCAGGCGGTGCTGACCTGGCTCGCCCGCCGGGCCGCGTTCATCCTCTCCGAGCATGTGTTCGCGCGACTGCGTGAGGACTTCGTCCGCGATGCCGTCCGCCTGCCGCTGTCGACCCTCGAACGTGCCGGCACGGGCGACCTCGTGGCCCGCACGACCAATGACATCGAGGCGATGACCCACGTCATCCGCTTCGGCATCCCCGCCATCGTCGTGTCCGTCATGACGGTCACGGCCACCGTCATTGCAGCGATCGCGACATCGCCTCTGGCGGCCCTCGCCCTGCTCACTCCCCTGTTCCTCCATATCCCCTCGAGCGTCTGGTACCTCAAGCGCGCCGGTCGCGTCTACCTCTGGGAGCACGCGGCCTATGCCCGGCTGAATTCCGTTGGGGCAGAGACCATCGAGGGTCTGCGGACGATGGACAATCTGAGCCTGAGCGAGGGGCGGCGCGAGCGTTTCGACGAGGCTCTCGCCGAGGCGGGGCGCGCCGAACGGGTCGGCGTGAGCCTGCGACTGCGCTGGTTCCCGTGGCTCGAGATCGGCTTCTTCCTCCCCATCGCTGTCTCGGTGCTGTGGGGCGGTTGGCTCGCCTGGAACGGCCACATCTCCATCGGTGCGGCGACCGCGGTGACGCTCTACATCCAGCAGATGCTCGACCCGCTCGGTGACCTCATCAGCTGGCTCGACGAGATCCAGTTCGCGGCGACGTCGCTGTCCCGGGTGCTCGGTGTCGGGGAGGTCCCGCCCGACCGGGTGGCGACAGGTGAGCAGCCCCGCGGCGAGACCATCGAGGTCGAGGACGTCCGCTACTCCTATCGCGAGGGCAAGGACGTGCTCCACGGCGTCAGTCTGACGTTGCAGCCCGGTGAACGACTCGCCATTGTCGGCCCCTCCGGCGCGGGCAAGTCGACTCTCGGTCGCCTCATGGCCGGGATCGACGGCCCTCGCACCGGCCGGGTCACCGTCGGTGGCGTCCCACTCGTCGACCTCACCCTGTCGACCCTGCGCGGCGCGGTCGCCCTCGTCACCCAGGAGCACCACGTCTTCGTGGGCACCGTCGGCGAGAACCTGCGCCTTCCGCGGCCGACCGCCTCCGACGACGACGTGTATGCCGCCCTCTCGGCTGTCGATGCCGCCGCCTGGGTCCGGGCGTTGCCGAGTGGTCTCGAGACGACCGTGGGATCGGGTGGACACCCGCTCACCGAGGGCCAGGCGCAGCAGCTGGCGCTGGCCCGGCTCGTCCTCGCCGACCCCCACACCCTCGTGCTCGACGAGGCGACGTCACTGCTCGACCCGCGCGCGGCCCGCCACCTCGAGCATTCGCTCGCCGCGGTGACCCAGGGACGCACGGTGGTCGCGATCGCACACCGCCTGCACACGGCATACGACGCGGATCGGGTCTGTGTCGTCGAAGACGGACGGATCAGTGAGCTCGGCACGCACGACGAGCTCATCGCGCGTGATGGTGCCTACGCCGCGCTCTGGCGGGCCTGGCGGGATGAAGACTGA
- a CDS encoding type II toxin-antitoxin system VapC family toxin — translation MIVDSSAIVAIHEDEPEREAFMELLGGDARSRMSAATYVECAIVLDRLPSVRIESRLDQLLEATGVQVVSLTPEQARVAREAHQRFGRGSGHPARLNLGDCFSYALAKSEDEPLLFKGDDFAHTDVKDATHG, via the coding sequence ATGATCGTCGACTCTTCTGCCATCGTCGCCATCCACGAAGACGAACCCGAGCGTGAGGCCTTCATGGAGTTGCTTGGTGGTGATGCTCGCAGTCGGATGTCTGCGGCGACCTACGTCGAATGCGCCATCGTCCTCGACCGGCTGCCGTCGGTGCGCATCGAGAGCCGACTTGATCAGCTCCTCGAAGCGACCGGTGTGCAGGTTGTCTCGCTCACGCCGGAACAGGCGCGCGTGGCCCGGGAGGCGCACCAGCGGTTCGGACGCGGCTCTGGTCATCCGGCGAGGCTCAACCTCGGCGACTGCTTCTCCTATGCCTTGGCCAAAAGCGAGGACGAGCCGCTGCTCTTCAAGGGCGACGATTTCGCCCATACGGATGTCAAGGACGCCACACACGGCTGA